Below is a genomic region from Enterobacter hormaechei subsp. xiangfangensis.
CGCATGATGGGCCACCGTCTGGGCATGTCGACGATGGTGGTGTTTTTATCGTTACTGATCTGGGGATGGCTGCTGGGTCCGGTGGGCATGCTGCTCTCCGTGCCGCTCACCAGCGTCTGTAAAATCTGGATGGAAACCACGAAAGGAGGCAGTAAACTCGCCATTCTTCTGGGTCCGGGTCGGCCAAAAAGCCGTTTGCCGGGATAACCGGGTGGAAAGGGTCAAAAGTGACGTTTATTCGCCAGCGCGACGACAACATTGTACGATGTGCGCAGTAAATCGCGCTGGCGAAGAAAAAGTCACAGAAACAGGTTTATCGCGGACGCGCGTAGATGAAATTTACACTTACCCTTATCGACTGGCAGGCAAGAGCGCCAGGACTCAGCGATGCCGACGAATGGCAGGCATGGTCACGCCGGTCTGACGCCATCGATCCCGCTGCACCGCTGGCGAAACTGACCGATCTGCCGATGATGACCGCCCGCCGCCTGAATTCAGGCAGCAGGCTGGCCGTCGATCTTGGCCTGATGATGCTGCGCAAACACCGCATCGATGCCGTCGTCTACAGCAGCCGTCATGGGGAGCTGGAGCGCAATTTCCGTATTCTCCAGGCCCTGGCGGCAGAACAGCCCGTTTCCCCCACCGATTTTGCCATGTCGGTACACAACTCGGCGGTCGGCAATCTCACTATCGCCGCGCGTCAGCCTGTTGTCTCTTCGTCGGTTTCCGCCGGTATGGATACCTTCCAGCAGAGCTTGTGCGACGTGCTGAGCCTGCTGCATGCGGGCTACTCCCGCGTATTGCTGGTGGATTTCGACGGTCTGCTGCCTGATTTTTATCACGCCGGGTTGCCACCGCAGATGCCCGTCTGGCCCTACGCGCTGGCGCTGGTGATTGAAGCCGGAAATACGCTCAGCTGTGAAACGCACGTCAACCGCACGCCTGAAGAGCCCGCGCTGCCGCAAAGCCTCCAGTTCCTGCGCCATTACCTGCGGGACGAGCGCCAGTTCACCCTGCCGGGCGAGCGCCTGCTGTGGCAATGGACGCGCCAATGAGAGGGTTACGTTCCCGCCTCGATCGGTTATGGCGGATGCTGATGACCGGATTGTGCTTCGCCCTGTTCGGCCTCGGCGGACTGACGCTGTCGCTGGTATGGTTTAACCTGCTGCTGATTTTCCAGCGCGACCGCACCCAACGTCGCCGCCTGGCACGCCGTACTATTTCTGCCAGTTTTCGCCTGTTCCTCGCGGTGGTACGCGGTGTAGGGGTACTGGATTACCGTTTCAACAACCTGGACGTTCTACGCGCCGAGCGGGGCTGTCTGGTGATTGCGAATCATCCCTCGCTGCTGGACTACGTTCTGCTGGCGTCGGTGATGAACGAAACCGACTGTCTGGTGAAAAGCGCGTTGCTGCGTAACCCGTTCGTCAGCGGCGTGATCCGCGCGGCTGACTATCTGATTAACAGCGAAGCCGACACGCTGCTTGCCGCAAGCCAGCAGCGTCTGTCCCAGGGCGACACCCTGCTTATCTTCCCTGAAGGCACCCGCACCCGGGTGGGGGAAGCCATGACCCTGCAACGTGGGGCGGCGAATATCGCCGTTCGCTGCAACAGCGCCGTGCGCGTGGTGGTGATCCACTGTAGCGAACGGATGCTGGATAAACAGAGCAGCTGGTATAACGTGCCCCCCAACAAACCTGTTTTCACCGTGGATGTTCGCGAACGCATCAACATTCATGATTTTTATGATGCGAGTCAGCACGAACCCGCGCTGGCAGCAAGGCAGTTAAACCGGCATATGCAGCATCAGTTAACAACCGGTCTTCAATCTTTGTCAGGAACGAAAGATGCAAGCGCTCTATCTTGAAATTAAGAATCTCATTATCTCTACACTGAATCTGGAAGAACTTACCCCAGAGGATATTGATACAGACGCCGCGCTCTTTGGCGACGGCCTCGGTCTGGACTCAATCGACGCCCTTGAGCTGGGGCTGGCGGTAAAAAATCAGTACGGCGTAGTGCTTTCTGCCGAAAGTGATGAGATGCGTCAGCACTTTTATTCCGTTGCCACGCTCGCGGCTTTTATCCATCAACAACGCGCCTGAGAATGACCGCTATGACAGAACAACAAACGATTTATCAGGAAGTCTCTGCGCTTCTTATTACGCTGTTTGAAATCGCCCCGGAGGATATTACCCCTGAGGCACGTCTTTACGAGGATCTGGACCTCGACAGCATTGATGCCGTCGATATGGTGGTGCACCTGCAAAAGAAAACGGGCCATAAAATCAAGCCTGAAACCTTCAAAGCGGTGCGCACGGTGCAGGACGTCGTGGACGTTGTGGAACAGCTTCAGCGCGACGCGTAACGTGCGTTCGATTCCAGTTCTTCCCGCCCTGACGGGGCTGATGCTGCTGGCATGGCCGTTTTTGATCGGCTTCGGGCTGGCGAATAATAGCCTGCACGGGATACTGCCCGTGATGGCGCTGGTGCTGCTGATGCGCGTCTGCCAGGCCCGTCGGCAAGGCGGCCCCCTGCGTTATCTGTTCGTAAGCGTGGCGCTGGCCGGCATAGCGCTTTGCGCGGCGAGCTACGTCCTGCACGCGCACCAGTGGGTGCTGTTATATCCGGTGGTGGTGAATCTGGTGATGCTGGTGGTGTTTGGCGGTTCGCTGTGGACGGCAATGCCCGTCGTCGAGCGGCTGGCGCGCCTGCGTGAACCGGACCTCTCCCCCGTCGGGGTACGTTACACGCGCCGGGTTACCCAGGTCTGGTGCGGCTTTTTTATTATCAACGGGGCGATCGCGCTGTTTACCGTATTACACGCCGATATCCGTCTGTGGACGCTGTGGAACGGGATGATTGCCTATCTCCTGATGGGCACGCTGATGGCTGGCGAGTGGCTGGTGCGACAACGGGTGAAGAAAAACGATGCTTAACCCTCTTCCGCTTAGCCAGTGGCTCAGTGCGCCCCGCCCTGACGACACCCCTGTCGCCTGGCAGGACGACCATCTCTGGACGCTTGGCGATCTGCGCCACGACGTCACTCAGCTGGTCGACACGCTGCGTCGTGAAGATGGCGAGCGCTGGGCGCTGTGCATCGAAAACGGCTATCTGTTTATTGTCGCGCTGCTGGCGACGCTGCATGCGGGTAAAACGCCGGTCCTCCCCGGGCACAGCCGGGCGGCGCAGCTTAACGAACAGCGGGCGCTGTTCAGCGGTGTCCTGAGCGACACCACGCTCGATTTTCAGGGGCAACAGCTGCGGGTGGCTTCCGCTCAGCGGGCAGGCCATCCCTTTTCACCGCTGCCTGCCATCGGTGAGATGCGCACGATCGAGCTTTACACCTCCGGCTCGACCGGCACGCCGCAGCGGGTGAGTAAGCCGGTGGTCAGCCTGGATCGTGAGGCTCGTCTTCTGGCGGCGCATTTTGGCGAGCGTCTGGCGGGCTGTCACGTTGTGGCTTCCGTGGTGCTGCACCACCTGTATGGCCTGACGTTTCGTGTCGTCTTACCCATGGCGCTCGGCCTGCCGCTGCACGCCAGCCTGCTCAACTATGCCGAGCAGCTCTCTGCCCTTCCCGACGATAAACGCTATCTTTTCATCAGCAGTCCGGCGTTTCTCAAGCGGCTGGACGCGTCACTGACGCCGCCCCCCGTCAACCTGCTCTTCTCCGCTGGCGGCGCGCTGCCCTGGCAGGAGGTCGCCGCGGTTCAGGCCTGGCTCAACGTCTGGCCGGATGAAATATACGGCAGCACGGAAACAGGCGTAATGGCCTGGCGCTACCGTCAGGAGGAAAGCACCCGCTGGCAGCCTTTCCCCGGCGTGACGTTTCACGGCGATCGCGTGATGTCGCCGCTGATCCCCGAGGTGGAGGGGGTCGTGCTGGATGATATCCTGCACTTCACGGCTGACGGGCAGTTCAGCCTCGTCGGGCGCCGCGGTCGGGTGGTCAAAATTGAAGATAAACGCATTTCACTCGATGACATTGAGCGCCGCCTGTTGGCGCTGGACGGCATCCGCGAGGCCGCCGCGCTGACGGTGACGCGCGGCGGGCGTCAGGGCATTGGCGTATTGCTGGTGCTGAATGAAGCGGTGCGTCAGCAACACGAACAGGGCAAAAAAGCGCAGGAGCTCGCCTGGCGATGCGCCCTTCGCCCCTGGCTTGAACCGGTTGCCGTGCCGCGCTACTGGCGGATCGTTGATGAAATCCCGGTCAACAGCATGAACAAGCGCGTGACTGCGCAGCTACAGGAGTTGTTTCATGAAGATCCCTGAAATCGGGCGCCTCCAGCCCGATCCACAGCATCTGGAGATAACCTTTTATCTTGATCCTGACCTGCTCTGGTTTAAGGGACATTTCGCCGTACAGCCGCTGCTGCCGGGCGTGGCCCAGCTCGACTGGGTAATGCATTACGCTGCCGCGCTGGCGCCGGGCTACCGTTTTCACAGTATTCAGAACGTGAAGTTCGCCGCCCCGCTGTTGCCGGAGAATACGGTCACGCTGCTCCTTGCCTGGCAGCCCGAACGCGAGATGCTGACCTTTAGCTACCAGCGCCATGCGGGTAACGAGCGCCACACCGCCAGCAGCGGGAAGATTCGCTTATGTCAGTAACCTTCCGTCCCTGCGTGCTGATCCCGTGCTATAACCACGGGGCGATGATGGCTTCGGTGCTGGCGCGCCTGGCGCCTTTCGATCTGCCCTGTCTGGTGGTGGACGACGGCAGCGATGAAACCACGCGCCGCACGCTTGAAGCGCTGGCGGCGGATCGTCCGCAGGTCACGCTACTGCGGCTGGCCGAAAACAGCGGCAAAGGCGCGGCGGTGATGCAGGGGCTGAAAGACTGCGCCGATCGCGGCTTCACCCACGCCGTTCAGGTGGACGCTGACGGCCAGCACGCTATCGAAGACATCCCCAAACTGCTGGCGCTGGCCGAACGCCATCCCGATGCGCTCATTTCCGGGCAGCCCGTTTACGATGACTCGATCCCCCGTTCGCGCCTGTACGGCCGCTGGATAACGCACGTCTGGGTCTGGATTGAAACCCTCTCCCTGCAACTGAAAGACAGCATGTGCGGGTTTCGCGTTTACCCGATAGCCCCGGTTTTGCGCCTTGCAGCAACCACGCCGCTCGGCAGGCGAATGGATTTTGATACCGAAGTGATGGTGCGCCTCTACTGGCAGGGCAACACCAGCTATTTTCTGCCCACCCGCGTGACCTATCCGCCGGACGGGGTATCCCATTTCGATGCCCTGAAAGACAACGTGCGCATCTCGTTGATGCATACCCGTCTGTTTCTCGGCATGCTGCCGCGCATTCCTTCCCTGCTGATGCGTCGCCGCTCGCAGCACTGGGCGCAGCAGCAGGAGGTGAAAGGATTATGGGGCATGCGCCTGATGCTGCGCGTCTGGCAACTGCTGGGGCGTAAGGCGTTTACCGCCCTGCTATGGCCGGTTACGGCCGTCTACTGGCTAACCGCCCGCGCTGCGCGTCAGGCGTCGCAGCAGTGGCTGGCGCGGGTTAAAACGGTGATGGCACAGCGGCAAATGCCGCAACCCGCGCGGCTTAACAGTTTTTCCCACTTCCTGCGCTTCGGTCATGCCATGCTGAACAAAGTGGCCAGCTGGCGCGGCGAAATGAAACTCCATCGCGATCTGGTCTTTGCGCCAGGCGCGCAGGAGGCGCTGGGGCTCGACGATCCTCAGGGCAAACTGCTGCTCGCGTCGCATCTTGGCGATGTGGAAGCCTGCCGGGCGCTGGCCCAGCGCGAAGGGGCGAAAACCATCAACGCGCTGGTCTTTAGCGACAACGCCAGACGTTTTAAGCAGGTGATGGAGGAGATGGCGCCGCAGGCGGGCATTCACCTGATGCCGGTCACCGACATTGGCCCGGAGACCGCCATCCTCATCAAAGAGAAGCTGGATCGCGGCGAATGGGTGGCGATCGTGGGCGATCGCATTGCCGTCACCCCGCAGCGCGGCGGTAGCTGGCGGGTGATATGGAGCGAATTTATGGGCCAGCCCGCGCCGTTCCCGCAGGGGCCGTTTATCCTGGCGTCCATTTTGCGCTGCCCGGTGGTGCTGATTTTTGCCCTCTGTCAGCAGGGAAAGCTGACCCTGCACTGCGAGCCGTTTGCCGACCCGCTGCTGCTGCCGCGCGGCGAACGCCAGCAGGCGCTACAGCAGACCGTCGACCGCTATGCGGAGCGGCTGGAGCATTACGCGCTCTTGTCGCCGCTCGACTGGTTTAATTTTTTCGATTTCTGGCAGCTTCCAGAGATCAACGAGAAGGAGTAAAGGGTGCTGACCGATCCCCGCTTTACGGCTGAAGTTGAAATCACCGTTCCGTTCCACGACGTCGATATGATGGGCGTGGTGTGGCACGGCAACTACTTCCGCTACTTTGAGATTGCCCGCGAAGCGCTGCTCAACCAGTTTGATTACGGCTATCGCCAGATGAAAGCGTCCGGCTACGTCTGGCCGGTGGTGGATACCCGGGTGAAATACCGCGACGCGGTGACCTTCGAGCAGCGCATTCGCATCCGCGCCCACATTGAAGAGGTTGAAAACCGTCTGCGCATCGCCTATCAAATCTTCGACGCGCAAACCGGGAAACGCACCACCACCGGCTACACCATTCAGGTCGCGGTGGAAGAAGCAAGCCGGGAGATGTGCTTTGTCAGCCCGGCCATTCTGTTCGAACGCATGGGGATCGCGCCATGAAATGGATAACGCTACTCGCGCTGCTGGTAAGCCCGCTGGTGAACGCGGTCACGCTGGATGAACTGCAACAGCGGTTTGCGGAGCAACCGGTAGTGCGCGCACACTTCGAACAGACCCGCACGATCAAGGATATGCCTCAGCCCCTGCGCTCGCAGGGGGAGATGCTAATCGCCCGTGACAATGGCCTGCTGTGGGATCAAAAAGCGCCGTTCCCGATGACGCTGCTGCTGGATGACAAACGGATGGTGCAGATCTTCAACGGTCAGTCGCCGCAGACCATTACCGCCGACACTAACCCGCAGATGTTTCAGTTCAACCATCTGCTGCGGGCGCTGTTCCAGGCCGACCGCAAGGTACTGGAAGAGAACTTCCGCGTCGATTTCAAAGACCTGGGCGAAGGCCGCTGGTCGCTGGTGCTGACGCCCGTCACCACGCCGCTGGACAAGATTTTCTCCACCCTTGATTTGAAGGGCGCGATCTATCTGGAATCCATTCGCCTGAACGATAAGCAGGGCGACACGACGGATATCGCCCTCTCCCGCCACCAACTGACGCCCGCCCGCCTGACTGATGCAGAACGCCAGCGCTTTGCCGCACCGTAACGCCCTGCGCCCGGCGCTGCTGTGGGCCGCGGTATGCCTGATCCTGCTGGGCGTGCTGCTGTCGCTGCTGCCTGGCGCGCGGCTGAACAGCAGCGTGCTCGCCATGCTGCCGAAACAGACGCTCGGCGCGATCCCTCCCGCTCTTAACGACGGATTTATGCAGCGCCTCGACCGCCAGCTCATCTGGCTGGTCAGCCCCGGCAAACAGCCGGACCCGCGCGTGGCGCAGCAGTGGTTAACCCTGCTGCAACGCAGCCAGGCGCTGAGTGTCGTAAAAGGTCCGCTGGATGCCGCCGGGCAACAGGCCTGGGGAGATTTCTTCTGGCAGCACCGCAATGGCCTGGTCGATCCGGCCACCCGCGCCCGCCTGCAAAACGGCGGTGAAGCGCAGGCTCAGTGGATCCTGTCCCAGCTCTACTCCGCCTTTTCCGGCGTGAGCGGCAAGGAGCTGCAAAACGATCCGCTGATGCTGATGCGCGGCGCGCAGCTCGCGCTGGCGAAGAACAGCCAGAAGATGCAGCTGATGGACGGCTGGCTGGTGACAAAAGATGCGGCCGGGAACTATTGGTATCTGCTACACGGCGAGCTGGCGGGCTCGTCGTTTGACATGCAGCAAACCCACCAGCTGGTGACCACCCTCAACGCGTTGCAGCAGACGCTGAAAAGCCAGTATCCACAGGCGCAGCTGCTCTCGCGCGGGACGGTGTTCTACAGCGATTACGCCAGCCAGCAGGCTAAAAACGATATTTCCACGCTTGGCGTCGCCACGGTGCTCGGGGTGATCCTGCTGATTGTGTCGGTGTTTCGCTCCGTGCGTCCGCTGCTGCTGAGCCTGCTCTCCATTGCCATCGGCGCGCTGGCGGGGACGGTCGTGACGCTCCTGCTGTTCGGTGAGCTGCACCTGATGACGCTGGTGATGAGCATGAGCATTATCGGCATCTCGGCGGACTATACGATTTACTACCTCACGGAGCGGATGGTGCACGGCGCGGAACACTCGCCCTGGCAAAGCCTGGCAAAAGTGCGTAACGCGCTGCTGCTGGCGCTGCTGACCACCGTCGTGGCGTATCTCTTCATGATGCTGGCCCCCTTCCCCGGCATTCGTCAGATGGCGGTGTTCGCCGCCGCAGGACTGAGCGCCTCGTGCCTGACGGTAATGTTCTGGCATCCGTGGCTGTGCCGGGGCATGCCGGTCCGCCCGGTCCCCCTGAGAGGGATGATGCAGCGCTGGCTGGACGCCTGGCGCGACGGTAAAGCCCTCTCCGTCGGGCTGCCGGTAGCACTGGCGCTGCTCTCCGCCATCGGGATCGCCAGCCTGCGGGTGGATGACGATATCGCCCGGCTTCAGGCGCTGCCGCAGGACATTCTGGCGCAGGAAAAAACCATCACCGCCCTGACCGGGCAAAATGTCGATCAGAAATGGTTCTTGGTGTACGGCGCGTCGGCTCAGGAAACGCTGGAGCGGCTGGAGGCGTTTACCCCGGCGCTGGCGCAGGCGCAAAAAGCCGGTGAATTAACCCGCTGGCGTACCCTGCCGCTGAACTCGCTGGCGCGGCAGAACAGCGATCTGCAACTTCTGCGTAACGCCGCGCCGACGGTGACGAAAATGCTGCAAAGCACGGGGCTGAATGCCGTCGCCCCGAATCTGAACGCCATGCCTGTTAGCGTGGAAGCGTGGCTCGCCAGCCCGGCCAGCGAGGGCTGGCGTTTGCTGTGGCTGACGTTGCCGGACGGCAAAAGCGGTGTGCTGGTCCCGGTCGATGGCGTCAGAAACAGCGCCGCGCTCGGTGAGCTGGCCACCCGCCATCCCGGGGTCGTCTGGGTTGACCGTAAGGCCAGCTTCGACAGCCTGTTTGCGCTCTACCGCTCGCTGCTGTCGGGGCTGCTGGGCGTGGCGCTGGCGGTGATTGCCTGCGGCGCGATGCTACGCCTCGGCT
It encodes:
- a CDS encoding phosphopantetheine-binding protein, whose protein sequence is MQALYLEIKNLIISTLNLEELTPEDIDTDAALFGDGLGLDSIDALELGLAVKNQYGVVLSAESDEMRQHFYSVATLAAFIHQQRA
- a CDS encoding beta-ketoacyl synthase chain length factor, which translates into the protein MKFTLTLIDWQARAPGLSDADEWQAWSRRSDAIDPAAPLAKLTDLPMMTARRLNSGSRLAVDLGLMMLRKHRIDAVVYSSRHGELERNFRILQALAAEQPVSPTDFAMSVHNSAVGNLTIAARQPVVSSSVSAGMDTFQQSLCDVLSLLHAGYSRVLLVDFDGLLPDFYHAGLPPQMPVWPYALALVIEAGNTLSCETHVNRTPEEPALPQSLQFLRHYLRDERQFTLPGERLLWQWTRQ
- a CDS encoding glycosyltransferase family 2 protein, coding for MSVTFRPCVLIPCYNHGAMMASVLARLAPFDLPCLVVDDGSDETTRRTLEALAADRPQVTLLRLAENSGKGAAVMQGLKDCADRGFTHAVQVDADGQHAIEDIPKLLALAERHPDALISGQPVYDDSIPRSRLYGRWITHVWVWIETLSLQLKDSMCGFRVYPIAPVLRLAATTPLGRRMDFDTEVMVRLYWQGNTSYFLPTRVTYPPDGVSHFDALKDNVRISLMHTRLFLGMLPRIPSLLMRRRSQHWAQQQEVKGLWGMRLMLRVWQLLGRKAFTALLWPVTAVYWLTARAARQASQQWLARVKTVMAQRQMPQPARLNSFSHFLRFGHAMLNKVASWRGEMKLHRDLVFAPGAQEALGLDDPQGKLLLASHLGDVEACRALAQREGAKTINALVFSDNARRFKQVMEEMAPQAGIHLMPVTDIGPETAILIKEKLDRGEWVAIVGDRIAVTPQRGGSWRVIWSEFMGQPAPFPQGPFILASILRCPVVLIFALCQQGKLTLHCEPFADPLLLPRGERQQALQQTVDRYAERLEHYALLSPLDWFNFFDFWQLPEINEKE
- a CDS encoding AMP-binding protein codes for the protein MLNPLPLSQWLSAPRPDDTPVAWQDDHLWTLGDLRHDVTQLVDTLRREDGERWALCIENGYLFIVALLATLHAGKTPVLPGHSRAAQLNEQRALFSGVLSDTTLDFQGQQLRVASAQRAGHPFSPLPAIGEMRTIELYTSGSTGTPQRVSKPVVSLDREARLLAAHFGERLAGCHVVASVVLHHLYGLTFRVVLPMALGLPLHASLLNYAEQLSALPDDKRYLFISSPAFLKRLDASLTPPPVNLLFSAGGALPWQEVAAVQAWLNVWPDEIYGSTETGVMAWRYRQEESTRWQPFPGVTFHGDRVMSPLIPEVEGVVLDDILHFTADGQFSLVGRRGRVVKIEDKRISLDDIERRLLALDGIREAAALTVTRGGRQGIGVLLVLNEAVRQQHEQGKKAQELAWRCALRPWLEPVAVPRYWRIVDEIPVNSMNKRVTAQLQELFHEDP
- a CDS encoding acyl-CoA thioesterase gives rise to the protein MLTDPRFTAEVEITVPFHDVDMMGVVWHGNYFRYFEIAREALLNQFDYGYRQMKASGYVWPVVDTRVKYRDAVTFEQRIRIRAHIEEVENRLRIAYQIFDAQTGKRTTTGYTIQVAVEEASREMCFVSPAILFERMGIAP
- a CDS encoding MMPL family transporter, with the translated sequence MQNASALPHRNALRPALLWAAVCLILLGVLLSLLPGARLNSSVLAMLPKQTLGAIPPALNDGFMQRLDRQLIWLVSPGKQPDPRVAQQWLTLLQRSQALSVVKGPLDAAGQQAWGDFFWQHRNGLVDPATRARLQNGGEAQAQWILSQLYSAFSGVSGKELQNDPLMLMRGAQLALAKNSQKMQLMDGWLVTKDAAGNYWYLLHGELAGSSFDMQQTHQLVTTLNALQQTLKSQYPQAQLLSRGTVFYSDYASQQAKNDISTLGVATVLGVILLIVSVFRSVRPLLLSLLSIAIGALAGTVVTLLLFGELHLMTLVMSMSIIGISADYTIYYLTERMVHGAEHSPWQSLAKVRNALLLALLTTVVAYLFMMLAPFPGIRQMAVFAAAGLSASCLTVMFWHPWLCRGMPVRPVPLRGMMQRWLDAWRDGKALSVGLPVALALLSAIGIASLRVDDDIARLQALPQDILAQEKTITALTGQNVDQKWFLVYGASAQETLERLEAFTPALAQAQKAGELTRWRTLPLNSLARQNSDLQLLRNAAPTVTKMLQSTGLNAVAPNLNAMPVSVEAWLASPASEGWRLLWLTLPDGKSGVLVPVDGVRNSAALGELATRHPGVVWVDRKASFDSLFALYRSLLSGLLGVALAVIACGAMLRLGWRKGLVALVPSVLSLGGGLAALAVTGHPVNLFSLLALVLVLGIGINYTLFFSNPRGTPLTSMLAITLAMMTTLLTLGMLVFSTTQAISSFGIVLVSGIFTAFLLAPLAMPSNKENLP
- a CDS encoding outer membrane lipoprotein carrier protein LolA, yielding MKWITLLALLVSPLVNAVTLDELQQRFAEQPVVRAHFEQTRTIKDMPQPLRSQGEMLIARDNGLLWDQKAPFPMTLLLDDKRMVQIFNGQSPQTITADTNPQMFQFNHLLRALFQADRKVLEENFRVDFKDLGEGRWSLVLTPVTTPLDKIFSTLDLKGAIYLESIRLNDKQGDTTDIALSRHQLTPARLTDAERQRFAAP
- a CDS encoding hydroxymyristoyl-ACP dehydratase, which codes for MKIPEIGRLQPDPQHLEITFYLDPDLLWFKGHFAVQPLLPGVAQLDWVMHYAAALAPGYRFHSIQNVKFAAPLLPENTVTLLLAWQPEREMLTFSYQRHAGNERHTASSGKIRLCQ
- a CDS encoding acyl carrier protein, translated to MTEQQTIYQEVSALLITLFEIAPEDITPEARLYEDLDLDSIDAVDMVVHLQKKTGHKIKPETFKAVRTVQDVVDVVEQLQRDA
- a CDS encoding lysophospholipid acyltransferase family protein, which produces MRGLRSRLDRLWRMLMTGLCFALFGLGGLTLSLVWFNLLLIFQRDRTQRRRLARRTISASFRLFLAVVRGVGVLDYRFNNLDVLRAERGCLVIANHPSLLDYVLLASVMNETDCLVKSALLRNPFVSGVIRAADYLINSEADTLLAASQQRLSQGDTLLIFPEGTRTRVGEAMTLQRGAANIAVRCNSAVRVVVIHCSERMLDKQSSWYNVPPNKPVFTVDVRERINIHDFYDASQHEPALAARQLNRHMQHQLTTGLQSLSGTKDASALS